The Prosthecobacter sp. SYSU 5D2 nucleotide sequence CTACGTGGCCATTCCAGAACCTTCCAGAATGCTGTTCCTCGTACTCGGCGTCATGGCCGTTTTTGGCCGTCGTCGCCGGACGCAACTGCTGTGATCTTTGAGTTATCCCCACGACTTACAAGCTGGTGACTCAGTCATCAATCTAGATCCTCGAAATCGCTCCCAGGAAAACATTAGTTTATCAGGTTCTGCATGGCAGAACTCAACGGCTTCTGTTTTAAAACACAGCGAGGGACTTAAACGAAGGAAGTTTATTGTACGTTGTCGAGAAGGAAGGATGGGGAAAAATCCATAACCGCTGGATCCGTCCTCACTGTCCGGCGGCGGTTTTGGCCTGGGTCTGGCTCTCAGGGGAGAGGCGACTGAGGGGGAAGGTGTATTCGGTACCGTTGGTGAGGCGGAGGGTGATTTGGTCGCCGTTAAGCGCTACGAAGGCGGCCTCGATGGTCTTGCCATCGTTGCTGGTCCAGGAGGTGGGCGCGGCGGCGGTGGCGGGTGCCATGGCGGGAGCGGCGGGTGCGGCGGAGCCGCCGGTAAGGAGGGCGCCCTCTTTAATCCAGGTCTCCAGGAGGGTCAGCTCGGCCGGAGTGAGGCGGTTTTTGCCTTTCGGCGGCATGACTTCTTCGTCATTGTCCGGCAGCTTGCAGAGGATGAGCATGGTGCTCTTTTGAGGCTCGCCAGGAATGATGTGCTGGCCGGGGCCGATGGTGGCTTTGAGCTTCTCTTCGGTATCCAGCGCGACCTTGCCTTTTTCCTTGCCGGCTTCCTCGCTGTGGCACTCGAAGCACTTGGCTTTGAAGATGGGCCGCACCTGGCTCTGATAATCCACGCTGAGGGCGGTGGTGGCGGAGGCGGCGACGAGGGCAAGGGCGGTCGGGATGGCTTTGTTCATGGTGGGTGGCTGGGCATTAACGGGCTCCGGCGCGGGAATGTTAGCAGAAGTCTCCGTCGAAATGGCGGGCTGCGCAGCCGGGGTCTGGAGGGTGGCGGCAGCGACGGTGGCGGCCGTGGTGACCTGGAGCTGGGAGGATCCGGGCGCGGTTTGATAATGATCCCGCCAGACCAGATAACCGAGACCGCTGAGGGCGACGACACAGGCCAGGGCCCAGGCGGTATTGCCCAGCCAGGCGGAGCGGTGCGCTCTGGTGGCCCCCTGCGGCTGCAAAGGCCGGTGCGACAATGGGTAGCGGTTTTTCGTGGGTGATTTGGGCGCTGAATCGCTGGCTTTCTTTTTTGAACTGGCGGTGGCGGAGAGCAGGGCGGCGCGCACCTCGCTGGCTTTCTGAAAGCGGCGGGCAGGATCATGCATCAGGCATTTGGAGAGCACGCCGGCGAAGCCATCCGGCAGGCCCTGGCCAGCGGTCGCTCCGGCGGCCAGCGGTGTCTTGCCGGTGAGGATTTCATGAATGACGACGCCGAGGGAATAGATGTCCGCGCGGTGGTCCACGGGCGCGCCCACGATGAGCCGCTCCGGCGCGGTGTAGTCCGGCGTGCCGTATTCGGACTCGTCAGGATTCAGCTCCTGGGTCATGTCGCGGGCGAGGCCGAAGTCCACCACCTTCACCTGCCAGTCAGGCGTGATGAGGATGTTGGCGGGCTTGATGTCGCGATGGATGACGCCATGCTCATGGGCGTACTGGAGCGCCTCACAAAGCTGCGCAATGACGGAGCGGGCGCGCTCCGGCGTGACCTCTCCGGCGAGGGTGCGACGATGAAGGTCTGCCCCTTCTACGTATTCCATGGCCAGGTAAAGGTGCCCGGCGGAGGTCTGGCCGAAGTCAAAAACCGCGACGATGTGCGGATGCGAAAGCCGGGCCATGGCACGGGCTTCCGTGTTGAAGCGGACGGCATCCTCCGGGTTCTGCGCGGCCTCCACCGGCAGCACTTTGAGCGCCACAAAGCGGTCCAGATGCGGCTGGTGCGCGAGATAAACGGCTCCCATGCCGCCGATGCCGATGACCTGCTGAAACAGGTACTGCGGCAGCAGAGCAC carries:
- a CDS encoding protein kinase, producing the protein MPETPPDELPPTVPETQGGSSFPSLEELGALLPQYLFQQVIGIGGMGAVYLAHQPHLDRFVALKVLPVEAAQNPEDAVRFNTEARAMARLSHPHIVAVFDFGQTSAGHLYLAMEYVEGADLHRRTLAGEVTPERARSVIAQLCEALQYAHEHGVIHRDIKPANILITPDWQVKVVDFGLARDMTQELNPDESEYGTPDYTAPERLIVGAPVDHRADIYSLGVVIHEILTGKTPLAAGATAGQGLPDGFAGVLSKCLMHDPARRFQKASEVRAALLSATASSKKKASDSAPKSPTKNRYPLSHRPLQPQGATRAHRSAWLGNTAWALACVVALSGLGYLVWRDHYQTAPGSSQLQVTTAATVAAATLQTPAAQPAISTETSANIPAPEPVNAQPPTMNKAIPTALALVAASATTALSVDYQSQVRPIFKAKCFECHSEEAGKEKGKVALDTEEKLKATIGPGQHIIPGEPQKSTMLILCKLPDNDEEVMPPKGKNRLTPAELTLLETWIKEGALLTGGSAAPAAPAMAPATAAAPTSWTSNDGKTIEAAFVALNGDQITLRLTNGTEYTFPLSRLSPESQTQAKTAAGQ